The window GGAGGACGGCATCCGTTATGTGGGATCGGAGTAACATCAGTGATGTTAGTGATCTTATACCCACATGCGTTCAATGCACGAATTGCGGACTCGCGACCGGGTCCAGGTCCTTTAACCAAAACATCTAGGTTTTTTAGGCCGTATTCAGCAGCCGCATTACCGGCTCTTTCAGCTGCTACCTGCGCAGCAAAAGGTGTGCTCTTTCTGGAACCACGGAATCCTGAACCACCAGAAGTCGCCCAGCTTAGAGCGTTACCCTGACGGTCGGTAATGGTTACGATAGTGTTGTTGAATGAAGCGTGGATATGCGCTACGCCGTCAACAACAGTCTTTTTCACCTTTTTACGGGTACGTGTACCTGGTTTTGCCATGCTCTATTCCTGATACTTATTTACGAATAGGCTTACGAGGACCTTTGCGGGTGCGCGCATTTGTCTTAGTGCGCTGCCCTCGTACCGGCAAGCTATGACGGTGACGTAAACCGCGATAGCAGCCGAGATCCTTCAGCCGTTTAATGTTCATTTGCACTTCACGACGCAAATCGCCTTCAACAACCATCTTGGCAATTTCGTTCCTCAGTACGTCCAGCTGCTCCTCAGACAGGTCTTTAACCTTAGATTGAGGGCTGATGCCGGTTCTCTCACAAAGGCCACGTGAAGTGGTGCGCCCGATCCCATAAATATAGGTCAGGGACACTTCTGTGTGCTTGTTATCGGGGATATTGACACCCGCTATACGTGCCATCCATCTTACTCCGCATAAATGTTATTGGTAATAATTACCAACAAATTAAAAGGCGCAGAATGATAGCGCCTTCGTGTATACAAATCAAGCAACAGAGCTAAATATTAGCCTTGTTTCTGCTTGTGTCTTGGTTCTGTGCTGCAGATTACCATTACCGCGCCATTACGACGGATAATTTTGCACCCACGACACATTTTCTTTACTGATGCTCTAACTTTCATTGCTATTCTCCAGTCTCACGCCGATTACTTTAAAACTTGCTCGACTATCGGACCAAACCGCTTTTGCCGTAATTCTTCAGGTTCGACTTCTTCATGAGCGAATCATATTGATGCGACATGAGGTGCGACTGAACCTGGGCCATGAAATCCATGACCACAACTACAACAATTAACAAGGAAGTTCCGCCAAAATAGAAAGGAACATTCCAAGACACCACTAAAAACTGTGGCAGTAACGCCACAGCTGCAATATACAAAGCGCCGAACACCGTTAAGCGGGTAAGAACGCCATCAATATATTTAGCAGTGTTTTCCCCAGGACGAATACCAGGAACAAATGCGCCAGAACGCTTCAAATTGTCGGCAACTTCCTTGGGGTTATACATTAATGCTGTGTAGAAGAAGCAGAAGAATACCACTGCTATCGCAAACAGAATAATGTATAGCGGTTGGCTTGGACCAAGCGCCTGCGAAACAACCTGCAACCACTCCATTCCTTCGCCCTTGCCAAACCATTGCCCCAGTGATGCTGGAAACAAAAGAATACTAGAAGCGAATATAGGAGGAATTACACCAGCCATATTCACCTTCAAGGGAAGATGGCTGCTTTGCTGAGCATATACCTTGCGGCCTTGTTGACGACGCGCATAGTTGATAGTGATACGGCGTTGCC is drawn from Hahella sp. KA22 and contains these coding sequences:
- the rpmJ gene encoding 50S ribosomal protein L36 is translated as MKVRASVKKMCRGCKIIRRNGAVMVICSTEPRHKQKQG
- the rpsM gene encoding 30S ribosomal protein S13, with amino-acid sequence MARIAGVNIPDNKHTEVSLTYIYGIGRTTSRGLCERTGISPQSKVKDLSEEQLDVLRNEIAKMVVEGDLRREVQMNIKRLKDLGCYRGLRHRHSLPVRGQRTKTNARTRKGPRKPIRK
- the rpsK gene encoding 30S ribosomal protein S11 encodes the protein MAKPGTRTRKKVKKTVVDGVAHIHASFNNTIVTITDRQGNALSWATSGGSGFRGSRKSTPFAAQVAAERAGNAAAEYGLKNLDVLVKGPGPGRESAIRALNACGYKITNITDVTPIPHNGCRPPKKRRV